TTTATTGGCAAACCCAGTACCTGATAAGATTGAAATTCTTGCAAAAGCGATTGATGTATCAGCTTCATCTTTGACTCGTTTTACAAAAAAACTTGGATGCCAATCGTTTAAAGAATTTTATTATCGTTATCAACGACGTTTGGAGGAAACGGCACCGGATATTGAGGAGGATCAGCAAGGTGCTCTGCATCATGAGTATGTAAATCTGTTACAGAACAGATATGACATCTTTGATGATAAAGTCACTCAGACTATTGCTGAAGAGATTCACCGTCGTCCAGGTATTCATGTTTATGGTGAGGGCTTTAGCACACTTGTTGCACAAGATTTAAAGTTAAGATTTAGAAGGCTGGGTAAGTTCGTTGACATTATTCATGATACGGATTCAATGGATATGTATGGCCCACCGATGAATGCAAACGATTTACTTCTTATTATTTCGCTAAATGGGCGTAATGAACGTTTAATAAAATATTTAAGTCATTTAAAAGAACGGGGCGTAACTATTGCATGTATGACATCCAACAAAAAATCCAAAATGGTCAGTCTTTCTCAATATGTATTATTTACTCCATCTTTGAATGGAGAGGAATTGACGGGATTAATATCTCCTCAGTTTCCGTTATTAATGGCTGTAGACTCTTTATATGGTCATTACGTAAATACATATAGGTCCTCAATAGACACTTGGATGGCAACTGAAAGACATTATCTATTATCCAAATAACGGAAGGTTAAGATGCTAATTGGTTTTGATATTGGTGGAACAAAAATTGAAGTTTGTGTACTTGATGAAAATGGTGCCAGTTACTTCAAAAAAAGAGCGGCTACCCCTGATAGCTATTCTCTATTTTTAGACACGATAAGTGAGTTGGTGATAGATGCAGAGACTATGGTTAATTATAGCTTTGCTCATGTGGGATTAGGGTTGCCGGGAACTATTAGTCCAGCAACAGGGTTAATGAAAAATGCTAACTGTACGTTCATTAATGGGCATGACTTATTGTCTGATCTTTCAGCTAAACTTAATAAAC
This DNA window, taken from Vibrio palustris, encodes the following:
- a CDS encoding MurR/RpiR family transcriptional regulator, encoding MNNDLDMVIAYSRVKFTRKENQIADYLLANPVPDKIEILAKAIDVSASSLTRFTKKLGCQSFKEFYYRYQRRLEETAPDIEEDQQGALHHEYVNLLQNRYDIFDDKVTQTIAEEIHRRPGIHVYGEGFSTLVAQDLKLRFRRLGKFVDIIHDTDSMDMYGPPMNANDLLLIISLNGRNERLIKYLSHLKERGVTIACMTSNKKSKMVSLSQYVLFTPSLNGEELTGLISPQFPLLMAVDSLYGHYVNTYRSSIDTWMATERHYLLSK